From Arcticibacter tournemirensis, one genomic window encodes:
- a CDS encoding PKD-like family lipoprotein, which yields MKSKYIYLLAIVALFYTSCKKDLGNYDYSPPSEPVIEGIRNANIPALIGDSLIIKPKVSLAGADPLTDLSFEWRILLLEELRELSFTGYPFKMLFNLGTGERAAKLIVTDKRNGLIYKYEFKITGTTQFSSGTVILSNEGGKGKLSFVKSDNTVLANIYETLQPGLVLPNNPVQLYYSKPLPYQLLSKEEYWIMCNDASSGSVIVNPSTLFFKENFRSQFFLPPSTVTPGHLETLMGTISHGVINGKLYVGIQSTAPFAPDYGKYANPQPGDYELSPMFTKGGSFYLGYDTKIKAFVVFDGGGSYLGTNYGTGTATTLPFNPKNIGMSNLVYFKASESGTTYAFFRDETGTWEYRFNNRLNEGTKEIVPEQKRKFAGSSLVLADSKWVRNNLNVFYFSSADKIYRYNPINEEVRALDANFGGKKVSMIKISADDNTLTVGVEGALYSLDVTVGKNGNIVEAKTINGIPGSPVDVLVRTN from the coding sequence ATGAAAAGTAAGTATATATATCTTTTAGCCATTGTGGCTCTGTTTTATACCTCGTGTAAGAAGGATCTTGGAAACTATGATTATTCTCCTCCTTCAGAGCCAGTAATTGAAGGTATCCGGAATGCAAATATCCCTGCGCTGATTGGCGATTCCTTAATCATAAAACCGAAGGTAAGCCTGGCAGGCGCTGATCCGCTGACGGACCTCAGCTTTGAGTGGAGAATCCTTTTATTAGAAGAACTCCGTGAGCTGAGTTTCACTGGTTATCCATTTAAAATGCTTTTCAATCTAGGCACAGGTGAAAGGGCTGCAAAACTTATAGTAACAGACAAGCGGAATGGTCTCATTTATAAATATGAATTCAAGATCACGGGTACTACCCAGTTTTCTTCAGGAACAGTGATCTTAAGTAATGAGGGAGGAAAGGGCAAACTTTCTTTCGTAAAATCCGACAATACTGTTCTTGCCAATATTTATGAAACACTGCAGCCTGGCCTTGTTTTGCCAAACAACCCGGTGCAGCTTTATTATTCCAAACCCTTACCATACCAGCTATTAAGCAAAGAGGAATACTGGATCATGTGCAATGACGCCAGCTCTGGCAGTGTCATTGTTAATCCAAGTACATTATTCTTTAAAGAAAATTTCAGATCTCAGTTTTTCCTTCCTCCATCCACGGTTACCCCCGGGCATTTGGAGACCTTAATGGGAACCATCTCCCATGGTGTGATTAATGGAAAGCTGTATGTTGGTATTCAAAGTACTGCTCCATTTGCTCCTGACTATGGGAAGTATGCAAATCCACAACCGGGAGATTATGAGCTGTCGCCAATGTTCACAAAGGGAGGTTCTTTCTACCTCGGATATGACACAAAAATCAAGGCCTTCGTTGTTTTTGATGGTGGAGGATCGTATTTAGGAACCAATTACGGAACCGGGACCGCCACTACGCTTCCTTTCAATCCCAAGAATATCGGGATGAGTAACCTGGTGTATTTTAAAGCAAGTGAGTCTGGTACCACATATGCTTTTTTCAGGGACGAAACAGGCACCTGGGAGTATAGATTTAATAACAGGCTTAATGAAGGAACTAAAGAAATTGTCCCTGAGCAAAAGAGGAAATTCGCAGGCTCGTCATTGGTGCTGGCAGATTCAAAATGGGTGCGCAACAACTTAAACGTATTTTATTTCTCGTCGGCCGATAAGATCTACCGGTACAATCCGATTAATGAGGAGGTGCGGGCCCTTGACGCGAATTTTGGCGGCAAGAAAGTTTCAATGATCAAAATCAGTGCTGACGACAATACCCTAACTGTTGGTGTAGAAGGAGCCTTATATAGTCTGGATGTTACTGTTGGCAAAAACGGAAATATTGTAGAGGCCAAAACAATAAATGGAATTCCAGGATCTCCGGTTGACGTCCTGGTTAGAACTAATTAA
- a CDS encoding RagB/SusD family nutrient uptake outer membrane protein yields MKHYIYIILIGLAFSSCKKFLDVQPESDVTKEDLFKTEEGFKEALNGVYNLNAEKSLYGENLTFGNLDIMAQNYDFTDANPRKVQSFLYEDQFLISKNDEIWASAYKAIGNINSILEAVEKNKGVLFDKNYELIKGEALTLRAYLHFDLLRMFAPSFVSKPNAVAIPYVTIVSIKSTPFSTTTEVLNKIIADLTEAKQLLKVADPILSAGYIVGYPDKTYPDDFPEAMKSTETSSNSLFLQNRRHRMNYYTVCGELARVYLYKGDMVNSLANAKEVIDSGKFPWTKQQDFFSSNSQQRDKVFYPEIITGWYVPQSQELLNRLFSNDNPSNAPTITQKEFIYEKGSVGAEDWRFRQWFRDVPVNNSPGRSLVQKYTWNGTPQRNMHPTVAPAMRLSEMYYIAAEATFDTDPVKATAYVDSVRFHRGIGVALPKTIAKPDFIRKLVEEARKEFYGESQIFYMYKRLNRDVINTNGMVYPASDEIFVFPLPLDELAYRN; encoded by the coding sequence ATGAAGCACTATATATATATCATACTCATCGGGCTGGCTTTTTCTTCCTGCAAAAAGTTTCTTGATGTACAACCAGAGTCGGATGTTACAAAGGAGGATCTGTTTAAAACAGAGGAGGGCTTTAAGGAGGCGCTGAACGGGGTGTACAACCTAAACGCCGAAAAATCATTATACGGAGAGAACCTTACTTTCGGCAATCTGGATATTATGGCTCAAAACTATGATTTTACCGACGCGAATCCACGTAAGGTACAATCATTCCTGTATGAAGATCAGTTCCTTATCAGCAAGAACGATGAAATTTGGGCCTCGGCCTATAAAGCAATCGGGAATATCAACTCGATACTGGAGGCCGTTGAGAAGAACAAGGGCGTTTTATTTGATAAAAACTACGAACTGATTAAGGGCGAAGCGCTTACTTTGCGGGCCTATCTGCACTTTGACCTGCTTAGGATGTTTGCTCCTTCGTTCGTAAGTAAACCGAATGCCGTAGCTATTCCATACGTAACCATCGTATCGATTAAAAGTACTCCGTTCTCTACAACCACTGAGGTGTTGAATAAGATAATTGCTGACTTAACGGAGGCGAAACAACTGTTAAAAGTTGCCGACCCTATTTTATCTGCAGGTTATATTGTTGGTTACCCTGACAAAACTTATCCTGATGATTTTCCAGAGGCAATGAAATCGACAGAGACGAGCAGTAACTCGCTCTTTCTTCAGAACAGAAGACACAGAATGAACTATTACACTGTTTGCGGAGAATTAGCAAGGGTGTACTTGTATAAAGGCGACATGGTGAACAGCCTGGCAAATGCAAAAGAGGTAATTGATTCGGGCAAATTTCCATGGACAAAACAGCAAGACTTTTTCAGTAGCAATTCGCAGCAGCGGGATAAGGTGTTTTATCCTGAGATCATCACTGGTTGGTATGTTCCTCAATCGCAAGAGCTTCTCAATCGTTTGTTTTCAAACGATAATCCAAGCAATGCGCCTACTATTACACAAAAGGAGTTTATATATGAGAAAGGAAGTGTGGGAGCAGAGGACTGGAGGTTCAGGCAGTGGTTTCGTGATGTACCAGTCAATAATTCACCAGGGCGCTCTCTGGTACAAAAATATACATGGAACGGTACTCCTCAAAGGAATATGCACCCTACGGTGGCACCTGCGATGCGTTTATCTGAAATGTATTACATAGCAGCAGAAGCAACCTTTGATACCGACCCTGTAAAGGCAACCGCTTATGTAGACAGTGTGCGTTTCCATAGAGGAATAGGAGTAGCGTTGCCTAAAACGATCGCAAAACCAGACTTTATCAGAAAGCTGGTTGAGGAAGCACGTAAGGAGTTTTATGGTGAAAGCCAGATCTTTTACATGTATAAAAGGCTGAACAGGGATGTTATCAATACCAACGGAATGGTCTATCCGGCAAGTGATGAGATCTTTGTTTTCCCATTACCATTAGATGAATTAGCTTATAGAAATTAA
- a CDS encoding protein-disulfide reductase DsbD domain-containing protein: MKSIRFFKVIITVILSAAAIQSVAAELKGAKIALRVLYVGYSPERPMPANVVYYSTVPKVVEQVYKTRMSDFKAFLESRFSKVETVDVRDYTPDMSNNADVTILDAGPVKLPADFSRPVVLMHAMAPNVGLPIGLKFDWYCQCLEDDALNINTKHEIFNSPIKVKLTMVKRPTPESFFNGFQGLKTPKEMPMWKVIKEESSATEKYIIGMVSHGEGFNDSPDAESISGGVCLKNAEAVALGRQGNYFMWGFSASPDHMTDEAKDVFVNAVCYIRKYDHQLPIVKKVQIETREWIDERMYRTDKSLYEKAIISRQEGNARMLKLQQDLKAKKAAGEDIGYANEMFLKMPVSNETESFADYLKGQNGAELFSRFGENTALYHKYYRDNYEYFYPSDAYSLQLDTDVQKLRISNRKIGLLEKCIEMLEKNQDPATAQKILERYTTEKFTTAADWRNWFTKNKAKLFYTEAGGFKFMVNTIGAASSPAGEKAMIIDDNNGATEPTLSDPVSVSAKLVYAADRKSADLFIYANMLKGWHVYAFVPSGSPFIQTEPRLELPEGAVTVKDWQTPAALPFPDDKGVFIFEGKVFYKMKIDCSAVKPGSVIKCGLFYQTCNDNKCLQPTTKMVEVTI, from the coding sequence ATGAAGTCAATAAGATTTTTCAAAGTAATAATCACGGTCATTCTTTCAGCAGCAGCAATACAATCTGTTGCTGCTGAATTGAAGGGGGCAAAAATAGCACTTAGAGTACTCTACGTAGGTTACAGTCCTGAAAGACCGATGCCTGCCAATGTGGTTTATTACAGTACAGTTCCCAAAGTAGTTGAGCAGGTCTACAAAACAAGAATGTCCGATTTTAAAGCTTTTCTTGAAAGCCGGTTCAGCAAAGTCGAAACAGTGGATGTAAGAGATTATACTCCTGACATGTCCAATAATGCTGATGTTACTATTCTGGATGCCGGCCCGGTGAAGTTGCCCGCTGATTTTAGCCGGCCTGTAGTTCTGATGCATGCTATGGCGCCTAACGTTGGCTTGCCCATAGGGCTGAAATTCGACTGGTACTGCCAGTGTCTTGAAGATGATGCGCTAAACATCAATACGAAGCATGAGATCTTTAATTCGCCTATAAAAGTCAAGCTGACGATGGTAAAAAGGCCTACACCAGAGTCATTTTTCAACGGTTTCCAGGGTCTGAAAACTCCGAAAGAAATGCCGATGTGGAAGGTGATCAAAGAGGAATCATCCGCCACGGAGAAGTATATTATTGGGATGGTCTCTCACGGCGAGGGATTTAACGATTCTCCGGACGCGGAGTCTATATCCGGAGGTGTATGCCTTAAAAATGCGGAAGCAGTGGCACTTGGACGACAGGGCAACTACTTTATGTGGGGATTCTCGGCTTCGCCGGATCACATGACCGATGAAGCGAAAGATGTATTTGTAAATGCTGTTTGCTATATCCGGAAATATGATCATCAGCTGCCGATAGTAAAGAAGGTACAGATCGAAACCCGTGAATGGATTGACGAGAGGATGTACCGTACTGATAAGTCGCTGTATGAAAAGGCGATCATTTCGCGACAGGAGGGTAATGCCCGGATGCTGAAATTACAGCAGGACTTGAAAGCTAAGAAAGCTGCAGGGGAAGATATTGGATACGCCAACGAAATGTTCCTCAAGATGCCTGTTAGTAATGAAACGGAAAGTTTTGCCGACTATTTAAAGGGGCAGAATGGTGCTGAGCTGTTCAGTCGCTTTGGCGAGAACACAGCCTTATATCATAAGTACTACCGGGATAATTACGAGTATTTTTATCCCTCTGATGCTTATTCCTTACAGCTCGACACAGATGTCCAAAAACTGCGCATTTCGAACAGGAAGATCGGGCTTCTCGAAAAATGTATAGAAATGCTGGAAAAAAATCAGGATCCGGCAACGGCTCAAAAGATACTGGAACGGTATACCACAGAGAAATTTACAACCGCAGCGGATTGGAGAAACTGGTTTACTAAGAACAAGGCGAAGTTGTTTTATACAGAAGCCGGCGGCTTTAAGTTTATGGTCAATACCATTGGGGCGGCTTCATCGCCGGCCGGTGAAAAAGCAATGATCATAGACGATAATAACGGTGCGACAGAGCCAACGTTAAGTGATCCTGTATCGGTGTCTGCTAAACTTGTTTATGCGGCCGACAGAAAAAGTGCAGATCTGTTCATTTATGCTAACATGTTGAAAGGATGGCATGTGTATGCCTTTGTTCCTTCGGGAAGTCCCTTTATACAAACAGAACCGCGACTTGAGTTACCGGAAGGAGCCGTTACAGTTAAAGACTGGCAAACGCCGGCGGCTTTGCCTTTCCCGGACGACAAGGGCGTTTTTATATTTGAGGGGAAAGTGTTCTATAAAATGAAAATTGACTGCAGCGCTGTAAAGCCTGGTTCAGTAATTAAATGTGGTTTGTTTTACCAAACCTGTAACGACAATAAGTGCCTTCAGCCTACCACAAAAATGGTAGAAGTAACCATCTGA
- a CDS encoding SusC/RagA family TonB-linked outer membrane protein: MKITGIIILAACLHVSAALYSQKVTLKEQNSKLSDVFVRLRQQTGYNFIYNNKLLKKAVPVTVNAADEQLEEVLGSIFKNQPLSFSIIEKTIVVKEKEKTVLSEITNYVKNAMESVIPDGPVRGIVTDERGDPLPGVTITLTIPGAQARSVASNADGKYSFSAVPSGAVLLFNMIGFKRQEIAVANKEVINVKLQPDVKELQNVVITGYQEIKKDNYTGNAIVIKGDDLKKTNPQNVLKAIQSFDPSFKLLENNLAGSDPNAMPRINVRGATALPAIPTNADDLVNRENLSAQFNLPAFILDGFEVSVQKVVDLDINRIESVTLLKDAAATAVYGSRAANGVMVITTKAPVSGKLQLYYNSELQVTAPDLSGYDILNAADKVAYEQKAGLFSTQTAGVGDNTQDKLDAELFIRLKNVASGVNTYWLSQPLRNAYGQKHSLNVQGGDQTFRYGVDLRYQTMPGVMKGATRDRFSGGMNFTYNPSPKLLIRNDLSVNQTNGVNSNYGSFSTYASMNPYYPIRDSVGRIVQELANWRVDTYREGSDQYINRYVFNPLHEASLSNFSKESYFEMIDALSADYKISGSLRLRALISLNNTISKSDKFLSPFSKEFYDYSTNDLNKRGSYDYSNTNRLGIDGTISLSYNKQINDHFFNLVAGTNVLSAKSDFKSFSAQGFSNDRFTNVGFARIYKENSSPDGDVLIQRTLGAFFSGNYSYKNKYLMDASFRLDGSSAFGADSRFAPFWALGLGWNIHNENFLKDNAFISQVRLKASTGILGSIGFPAYMSRSIYTYYSNNWYSTGIGAATSNYGNTNLEWQKTETYDVGLDIGFLKDRFVISPRYYYKLTKGLITDINLAPSTGFTTYKENLGDMSNKGYEVYLKANLFTRNDAYINITGNIAHNENTIVKISNSLKAFNKQIDDIQKDEKNKLYAMPLLRYNEGQSLNTIYGVKSLGIDPENGKEIFVKTDGSLTYEYDVRDTRPIGNSTPVVEGNIGSSIGYKRFTLSFNFWYRLGADIYNQTLVDRIENADPRFNVDRRAMTLRWSEPGDAALYKNIQDLTPTKASSRFIQRESLIDLQSVYLSYDFKRDLVRRIGFQNIRASVSMNDLFRSSSIKIERGINSPYARSATFSLLAAF, encoded by the coding sequence ATGAAGATTACGGGGATTATAATACTGGCCGCCTGCCTCCATGTCAGCGCCGCCCTTTATTCTCAAAAGGTAACTCTTAAGGAACAGAACAGTAAGTTGTCAGATGTATTCGTTCGTCTGCGTCAGCAAACAGGATACAATTTTATTTATAATAATAAGCTCCTGAAGAAGGCTGTACCGGTTACTGTAAATGCAGCTGATGAACAACTGGAGGAAGTACTTGGTTCAATCTTTAAAAATCAGCCGTTAAGCTTTTCTATTATTGAAAAGACAATCGTTGTAAAGGAAAAGGAAAAAACAGTTTTATCCGAAATTACAAACTATGTAAAGAACGCGATGGAGTCGGTAATCCCCGACGGTCCGGTGAGGGGTATCGTGACAGACGAAAGGGGGGATCCGCTTCCGGGGGTGACTATCACACTGACAATACCAGGTGCGCAAGCAAGAAGTGTGGCGAGTAATGCGGATGGTAAATATTCATTTAGTGCTGTGCCATCCGGAGCTGTGCTTCTTTTCAATATGATTGGATTTAAGCGACAGGAAATTGCGGTAGCAAATAAGGAGGTAATTAATGTAAAGCTTCAGCCTGACGTTAAAGAACTGCAGAATGTGGTTATCACGGGATATCAGGAAATCAAAAAAGACAACTATACAGGAAACGCTATCGTTATCAAAGGTGACGACCTTAAAAAGACGAATCCGCAGAATGTGCTGAAAGCTATTCAAAGCTTTGACCCATCTTTCAAGTTACTGGAGAACAACCTGGCGGGATCAGATCCTAACGCAATGCCAAGAATTAATGTTCGTGGAGCCACTGCATTACCGGCGATTCCTACAAATGCTGATGATTTAGTAAACCGTGAGAATTTATCTGCTCAATTTAACCTTCCCGCTTTTATACTGGATGGTTTCGAAGTATCAGTACAAAAGGTAGTCGATTTAGACATTAACCGTATAGAATCGGTAACCCTGCTCAAAGATGCTGCTGCAACGGCCGTATATGGTTCGCGTGCTGCAAACGGTGTAATGGTGATCACCACAAAGGCTCCTGTTTCAGGGAAGCTCCAGTTATATTATAACTCTGAGCTCCAGGTTACAGCTCCGGATCTCTCGGGATATGATATTTTAAATGCAGCCGACAAGGTTGCGTATGAACAGAAGGCTGGTTTGTTTAGTACTCAAACCGCTGGTGTGGGTGACAATACCCAGGACAAACTGGACGCTGAGCTGTTTATCCGGCTTAAAAATGTAGCCAGCGGGGTAAATACCTACTGGCTCTCTCAGCCACTGCGTAATGCCTACGGACAGAAGCATTCTCTGAATGTGCAAGGCGGAGACCAGACTTTCAGATATGGTGTCGATTTGCGTTATCAAACCATGCCAGGTGTAATGAAGGGTGCGACAAGGGACAGGTTTAGTGGCGGTATGAACTTTACGTATAACCCTTCGCCTAAGCTTCTCATCAGAAATGACCTTTCTGTAAACCAGACGAATGGAGTTAATTCCAATTATGGCAGCTTCTCAACATACGCAAGTATGAACCCGTATTATCCGATAAGAGATAGCGTAGGAAGAATTGTACAGGAACTGGCGAACTGGCGTGTAGATACCTATAGAGAGGGGAGCGACCAATACATAAACAGATACGTATTTAATCCATTGCATGAAGCGAGTTTGAGCAATTTCAGCAAAGAATCATATTTTGAGATGATTGATGCGTTATCTGCCGACTATAAAATATCCGGAAGTTTGCGGTTGAGGGCTTTGATAAGTCTGAATAACACCATTAGTAAATCTGACAAGTTTCTTTCCCCTTTTAGCAAGGAGTTTTATGATTATTCAACTAACGACTTAAATAAAAGAGGAAGTTATGATTACTCCAACACCAACAGGCTTGGTATAGACGGTACAATCTCATTAAGTTACAATAAGCAGATCAATGATCACTTCTTCAACCTGGTAGCAGGCACCAATGTACTGTCGGCGAAGTCCGACTTTAAGTCGTTTTCTGCTCAGGGTTTCTCGAACGACAGGTTCACAAATGTCGGTTTCGCCAGGATTTACAAAGAAAATTCTTCGCCAGATGGAGATGTACTGATCCAGAGAACCCTGGGTGCTTTTTTCTCGGGTAATTACTCTTACAAAAATAAATACCTGATGGATGCTTCTTTTCGACTGGATGGATCATCTGCTTTCGGAGCCGACAGCAGGTTTGCACCTTTTTGGGCGCTAGGCCTGGGATGGAATATCCACAATGAGAACTTCCTGAAGGATAATGCATTTATCAGTCAGGTTCGTTTAAAAGCCAGTACAGGTATCCTCGGTTCTATTGGCTTCCCGGCGTACATGTCGCGTTCTATTTATACTTATTACAGCAACAACTGGTACTCTACCGGAATCGGTGCCGCTACCAGCAATTATGGAAATACCAACCTGGAATGGCAAAAAACAGAAACTTATGATGTCGGCCTGGATATCGGGTTCCTGAAAGATCGTTTTGTGATCTCCCCGCGGTATTACTACAAGCTAACCAAAGGCTTGATCACCGACATCAATCTTGCTCCATCTACTGGTTTTACAACGTATAAAGAAAACCTCGGCGACATGAGCAATAAAGGGTACGAAGTTTACCTGAAGGCAAATCTGTTCACCCGTAACGATGCTTATATCAATATTACCGGAAATATAGCCCACAATGAGAATACAATTGTGAAGATCTCAAATTCATTAAAGGCCTTTAACAAACAGATTGACGATATACAAAAGGATGAAAAGAATAAACTTTATGCGATGCCTTTACTTCGCTATAATGAAGGTCAGTCCCTCAATACCATATATGGAGTGAAATCTCTGGGGATCGATCCTGAAAATGGCAAGGAGATCTTTGTAAAAACAGATGGTTCTTTAACCTATGAGTATGATGTAAGGGATACACGGCCTATTGGTAACAGTACCCCCGTGGTTGAAGGCAATATTGGCAGTTCAATAGGTTACAAAAGGTTTACGCTAAGCTTTAATTTCTGGTACAGGCTGGGTGCGGACATTTACAATCAGACTTTGGTTGATCGTATAGAAAATGCTGATCCCCGCTTTAATGTAGACAGAAGAGCGATGACTTTACGTTGGTCGGAGCCTGGGGATGCCGCTTTGTATAAGAACATCCAAGATCTGACACCAACAAAGGCCAGCTCACGGTTTATACAACGTGAAAGTCTGATAGATCTTCAGTCGGTATATCTTTCTTACGATTTTAAACGCGACTTAGTTCGCAGGATAGGATTCCAAAACATCCGGGCTTCGGTTTCAATGAACGACCTGTTCAGATCGTCTAGCATAAAAATTGAAAGAGGTATCAATTCACCATACGCGAGAAGTGCAACGTTCTCGCTACTTGCGGCATTTTAA
- a CDS encoding TlpA disulfide reductase family protein produces MKLHYLILAAMAPVFVAAQTPNFTLTGKIGNLNKPAKVYFDYTENGNNHMDSADVVNGAFKFSGNITGIAFSRMTLSHDGKGKNNEIYAKGAGDVIYFYFGAENIKVTSVDSLYNAKFTGSKVYNEMLAFDKATGETVMAINRTANLVMERATPEQQKDPEFFKALDVQVKGKTAARKDKLVQFAKNNPDSYFSVAGLTEAFNAYRVPVTDIEAVFNKLSEQQRKTYAGINLAKLIEANSTTAIGAKAPVFAQKDTTGKPIALTDLRGKYVLVEFWASWCHPCRLESPNLLKQYQIYKEKGFEILAVSLDSDKGRWIEAITKDGLTWPQVSDLKGSGNEVAKLYGVTAVPANFLVSPEGKIIAKDLRGEDLNKKLAETLN; encoded by the coding sequence ATGAAACTACACTATTTGATTTTAGCTGCGATGGCTCCGGTCTTCGTTGCTGCACAAACTCCGAACTTTACCCTAACCGGTAAAATAGGAAACCTAAACAAACCAGCAAAGGTATATTTTGACTATACAGAGAATGGAAATAATCATATGGATTCGGCTGATGTGGTTAACGGGGCGTTCAAGTTCTCGGGTAATATCACAGGAATAGCCTTTTCCAGGATGACGCTTTCCCATGACGGCAAAGGGAAAAATAATGAAATTTATGCTAAGGGAGCCGGAGACGTTATCTATTTCTATTTTGGTGCTGAGAACATTAAGGTGACTTCCGTCGACTCACTGTATAACGCCAAATTCACAGGGTCGAAAGTGTACAACGAGATGCTTGCTTTTGACAAGGCGACAGGAGAGACAGTGATGGCTATTAACCGTACAGCCAATCTTGTTATGGAGAGGGCCACGCCCGAACAGCAAAAAGACCCTGAATTCTTTAAGGCACTGGATGTTCAGGTAAAGGGAAAAACAGCTGCACGAAAAGACAAACTGGTACAGTTCGCAAAAAACAACCCTGATTCTTATTTCTCTGTTGCGGGATTGACCGAAGCTTTTAATGCTTACAGAGTACCGGTGACCGATATAGAAGCTGTATTCAACAAGCTGAGCGAACAACAGCGCAAAACGTATGCGGGGATAAACCTGGCGAAGCTTATCGAGGCGAACAGTACAACTGCTATTGGAGCCAAAGCGCCGGTTTTTGCTCAGAAAGACACGACTGGAAAGCCCATAGCTTTAACTGATCTGAGAGGTAAATATGTGCTGGTTGAATTTTGGGCGAGCTGGTGTCATCCTTGTCGTCTGGAGAGCCCCAACCTGTTAAAGCAGTATCAAATCTATAAAGAAAAAGGATTTGAGATCCTTGCCGTATCCCTGGATAGTGATAAAGGACGATGGATCGAGGCAATAACCAAAGATGGCTTAACCTGGCCGCAGGTTTCCGATTTAAAGGGGTCTGGCAATGAGGTGGCAAAGCTGTATGGTGTAACTGCCGTGCCCGCAAATTTTCTGGTTAGTCCTGAAGGGAAAATTATTGCCAAAGACCTGCGGGGTGAAGATCTGAACAAAAAACTGGCGGAAACGCTGAATTAA
- a CDS encoding DUF4843 domain-containing protein translates to MKRYFIYTFLLALFLSACEKNDISLYDSDVDNIYLNYLDDKGKNDSSIVTYSFAGSPGLASDTIWIPVAVAGKRVNRDRKFVLSVVDTLTSAQKDMHYEPLKPFYIMPADSGKTRVPLIIKNTDPQLANTSVVLSLRIIQSEDFAAELPVAIRTKMFVYSNRLEQPAWWVYWMGNLGTYSRTSHKLFLISGGQDLVIPTAPDAYMGIPRTLYYLENVKNFTVDPFTWILRNPEKGYVLAKRNDGTEDYDFYQKESPLVKIHLKFFPQVNRYFFMNENGNQVIFN, encoded by the coding sequence ATGAAACGATATTTTATATATACTTTTCTGCTAGCCTTGTTTCTATCGGCCTGCGAAAAAAACGACATATCTTTATATGATAGCGACGTTGACAACATCTATCTGAATTATCTGGATGACAAAGGAAAGAACGATAGCAGTATAGTTACTTATTCGTTCGCCGGCAGTCCCGGCCTGGCGAGTGATACCATCTGGATTCCGGTAGCAGTTGCCGGGAAGCGGGTTAACCGCGACCGAAAATTTGTGCTGTCTGTAGTAGATACTTTGACTTCAGCACAAAAAGATATGCATTATGAGCCGTTAAAGCCCTTTTATATCATGCCGGCAGATTCGGGTAAAACAAGGGTGCCTCTGATCATTAAAAACACCGATCCCCAACTGGCAAACACTTCGGTGGTGCTCTCGCTGCGCATCATACAAAGCGAAGATTTTGCAGCTGAACTGCCGGTTGCTATCCGTACCAAAATGTTTGTGTATTCGAACAGGCTGGAACAGCCTGCCTGGTGGGTGTATTGGATGGGAAATCTGGGCACATATAGTAGAACGTCTCATAAGTTGTTTCTAATTTCCGGAGGACAAGACTTAGTCATTCCTACGGCGCCAGACGCCTATATGGGAATACCCAGAACCCTGTACTATCTGGAGAATGTAAAGAACTTTACTGTTGATCCTTTTACATGGATTTTAAGGAATCCTGAAAAAGGATACGTGCTGGCTAAGAGAAATGATGGAACTGAAGACTACGACTTTTATCAGAAAGAGTCTCCTCTGGTAAAAATTCATCTTAAGTTCTTTCCCCAGGTGAACCGCTATTTCTTTATGAACGAGAATGGGAATCAAGTTATTTTTAACTAA